From the Cryptomeria japonica chromosome 2, Sugi_1.0, whole genome shotgun sequence genome, one window contains:
- the LOC131859208 gene encoding uncharacterized protein LOC131859208, with amino-acid sequence MIIQGTKGTGKSYLIGAISQALENAEISSPSPLLLLAPTGVATFNIGASTPVARSVAMKVGSVNIVEDCSSDELELELLISKNSSVMLTSNLWIQASLVNGALGYIRKIVYKPGSAPPEPPSYVMVEFDNYS; translated from the exons ATGATAATTCAAGGGACAAAAGGGACAGGAAAGTCATATCTAATTGGTGCCATTAGTCAGGCTCTTGAGAATGCAGAAATATCGTCCCCTTCTCCCCTTCTATTACTTGCACCAACAGGGGTAGCCACATTCAATATAGGAGCCTCTACG CCCGTTGCACGTAGTGTTGCCATGAAAGTGGGGAGTGTTAATATAGTAGAAGATTGTTCAAGTGATGAACTTGAACTAGAATTATTGATCAGTAAGAATTCAAGTGTCATGCTTACTTCAAATCTTTGGATTCAAGCTAGTCTTGTAAATGGAGCACTGGGATATATTCGAAAGATTGTCTACAAACCTGGAAGTGCTCCACCCGAACCACCATCTTATGTGATGGTTGAGTTTGATAACTATTCTTGA
- the LOC131859203 gene encoding uncharacterized protein LOC131859203 translates to MDPGPQPNELANLTQVEEMLIARVSPILQVTHATGSQYKYKGHMISFPQNVDHVSKKLPHLIENLPIIIVRRRDQHGTNYNFTVIRDRVYRALKYKIEHDRFYSDVTIDENALHHLSTDSDENIFNKLKTMHMEFDSNANEIIFVGPIIETDDGNIIEHTTSMASRPPNAQREMELIHAWINNPNSNPTALIDWPSIGASPINEYITSGLLDMAFPTLFPDGRCDWLEPRMRHVHLHEFVKHFLCYRDHRFGQHPRFRYFMMKMIMRHRAQHSSSVFVKRSFRDMPITINKLRQHMENMPRSNLADKLMRFGTSLRGTRSYWAKCCAELTDMLHQIGSPTIFFTLSAADMYWHDLHARMPGTMPTTPREAQNWRRKNVINYPHIVAHYMHLRHSIFRKEILEKGVNVKDYWSRYEWQHRGSPHVHGFIWINGAPNMDTIDWSNEEERKSAKRFFHSIVHAWNPRQDPHQRNI, encoded by the coding sequence ATGGACCCTGGACCACAACCAAACGAGCTTGCAAATTtgactcaagtagaagaaatgttgattgcacgtGTCAGCCCCATACTACAAGTTACACATGCAACAGGCAGTCAATATAAATATAAAGGGCACATGATAAGTTTCCCCCAAAATGTAGACCATGTGTCGAAAAAATTGCCACATTTGATAGAAAACTTACCAATCATCATTGTTCGAAGGAGGGATCAACATGGAACAAACTATAACTTTACAGTTATTAGGGATCGTGTGTATAGggcactcaaatacaaaatagagcATGACAGATTTTATTCTGATGTTACAATTGATGAAAATGCTCTCCATCATCTATCAACAGATTCTGATgagaatatttttaataaattgaagACTATGCATATGGAATTTGATTCAAATGCAAATGAGATCATATTTGTGGGTCCAATCATCGAGACAGATGATGGTAATATAATAGAGCACACAACATCAATGGCTTCAAGACCACCTAATGCCCAGAGAGAAATGGAATTAATCCATGCATGGATTAATAACCCTAATTCAAATCCTACTGCACTAATTGATTGGCCGAGCATTGGTGCATCTCCAATAAATGAATACATCACATCAGGATTACTTGATATGGCATTTCCCACATTGTTTCCAGATGGCCGATGTGATTGGTTAGAACCAAGAATGAGGCATGTCCATCTCCATGAGTTTGTGAAGCATTTCTTATGCTATAGAGATCATCGTTTTGGTCAGCACCCAAGATTTAGATATTTtatgatgaaaatgataatgagacACCGTGCACAACATTCATCTTCAGTATTTGTAAAAAGAAGCTTCAGAGACATGCCAATAACCATCAACAAGTTGCGTCAACATATGGAAAACATGCCTCGCTCAAATTTAGCTGATAAATTAATGCGATTTGGAACATCGTTAAGGGGTACAAGATCATATTGGGCTAAATGTTGTGCCGAATTGACAGATATGCTTCATCAGATTGGTTCTCCTACAATATTTTTCACATTGAGTGCAGCAGATATGTATTGGCATGATTTGCATGCACGGATGCCAGGAACGATGCCAACTACTCCACGAGAAGCACAAAATTGGCGAAGAAAAAATGTTATTAACTACCCTCATATAGTGGCACATTACATGCATTTAAGGCATTctatatttagaaaagaaattttagaaaaaggGGTGAATGTCAAAGACTATTGGTCTAGATATGAGTGGCAACACAGGGGGTCCCCACATGTGCATGGGTTCATATGGATAAATGGAGCACCCAATATGGACACCATAGACTGGTCAAATGAAGAGGAACGAAAGAGTGCTAAACGCTTTTTTCATTCAattgttcatgcatggaatccTAGACAAGATCCACATCAGCGAAATATATAG